The genomic region AAATAAACCACGTTCACTTTTTCAGCTTCACCAATTCCAGCGTACAGATAAATGTGAGCAACCCAAGAGTTAtgtgcacacagcacagagtgAACTCTTATAACAGGTatatgagaaaatgaaacaactCTTGAAGCTCTGTtacaattaaaatacttttaacaCAAAAATGTACTCAGACCATCAGAGATGGCAAAAGCTGTACTGGGGACTAGTTGGGGCAAGGGCTTAGATTTAAAAGGCTtgaattttcttaaaataatgaTCAACCAGTTCTCCAGCAAAGACAAGAACAATGAAGGTCTGTTTATTGTTTCCTTCGTCTGCTACAGTCTCATAAAGACTTCACACTGTAATCTTTGACTTGTTATGTCAGAGAAGATCCCACAGGCACAGAAATAAGAGACAATCGTATGCTGACCCCTTTTATTAGCACCGTGCCTCACCCACTTGGTTATTCACACACGCAGCAGTGAGAACTACACTGCTCATCTCATCTGGCTCTTACATTATCTTTTGTAATGGCAAATTGCTGTGCCCCTCAGCTACAATAAATCcaggcagtttttcttttcaagacaGGTACCTCAAGAATTGCAAGCCACAGATGTAAAGCAGAccaaaaaaatttacttttggTTTAGCTTATGCTGATGTCATTCTAGAGACTTCACTTTTAGTTACTGGCCATTTGCACCATTATGAGAGCAGAATCCATCTCCCAAGGACAAGTTTTGTTATAGTAAACTGGTTTTACTCCAGCTGGTCTATAAAGTCCTTCCCTTGGTATATCTACGTGGCTATAAGCAAGTCAGAACATCTTTCAGAGAAGTGAATTGCAGCCAGCAAAACCACAGCCCTAGGCTGATGCAGAAGTAGGTAGGGTTTTAAAACTCTCTGCAGCAGTTGGTGGTTAGGCACATAAAAGCACcccaccctcctgccccaggcaaGGGAGAATATGCAGACAGTGCAGAGTGTACCTCGTGCATCAGGATACATCACTTGGCTTTAAACAAGATCAACAGATTTCAGAAAATGAGAGAAGGGGTAACACATATGTGCCTTAAGACGTGTTGACTAACATCCCAGATACTCAGTGGCAATGTTTAGGGGGAAAAGGCCTGGTTGTTGTGCCCAGCAAAATGCTAAATGGAAGTCTTGTGATGCCCCTGACACTCTGGAAGAGAAGGACCCATAAAGCTCAAACTGGAGTTTCTAAACTCAAAGCCAATATCCTTTACTATTACTTCCCATTTTGGCTTTGCTACTACACAGGATGCCCATAGGGGAATTAAAACATGTCATTGTCCTGAGAACACTGATGTGTCAGCCCCAGTGCTCTTCTGGTACCACAAGATAATTGACAGGGTACATAGATAATATCTTTCAACTGTGCAGCCAGACTGGTGTacacttggaagaaaaaataatctgatcACTAAAATGTCAACacaaaaataccaaagaaaataaaaccaaggagcacattttccttttggttCCTTGGGGAAACTAATTTCTCTGACGGGAAGTGGTATGTTCAGCAAATAGAGATCAATAATTTTATTGCCCAGTGCAGAATTTCCTACacttttttcaattattttgctTACCCCAAACTATTCTGTCACAAGAGAAATCAAAGAAATCAAACAATAGCATTACAGTGCTTAATAAACACTGTATTGCTATGAATGTTCTACTGTGTGCACATACCGATGATCTTAGCTGAACAGCATGAGAAACACTCTGCAGAGGGCCATAAACATGCCAGAATCAATGACACATGGATAATCTGTTTTCCTCAAGGGAAACAGATGAGCAGTTTTTGAGAGGAAGGTTTCAGTCTGAATCTGGCTTGCCAATTGAAGAAAACATAATATCCATCACTATTATGTTTCTGCAATAGAAATACTGGATAGTGCCTGATGAGACTCCAGTTGCCAGCTCTGTCAGAGGCTTCCAGCCAAATGTTGGGTGAGCCATGTTTTTGCAGTACTGTGTAAACACCAGGTAAATTCACAAGTAAATGGAGTAAACACAGCTAAACACTTAATACCAACCTGAACAAGACCTTTTCCTAGAGTCACTGCCCACTAGTGAATACTGATGACaatatttcctttcctctaCTCTAGATGTAGCACACTAAACTCACACACCCAACATGTGGCACCATTGCTCTGTATTCCCAGTCCCAAACAATCTGTCATCTCACTTGGGGTGGGGCACACGGGCGTTGCTCTAATTAAGGGCAATGATAATGCACAGGATGACTTCTTCATGTGTTATGTTCCTGTAAAATCTTACTGGAATCTCACCTGGCAAATGATCTAAAATCTCAAacttgctgtttttcttgtgcAACTCATCTGTTAACATGTCTGTACAACAGAGCATGAGTAATTTAAAGTAGGGACCATCCTTGAGATTGAAGGAAATACACTGTGAACTTGGAGACATGCCATCACAAAGCTCCAGAGTATCTGAGATCCAGCCTTCTTTATAAATTTGCAGCAGAAGTTCTATTAGCACTTTTGCTGTTGCAACCAGGAGtctatttttaacatatttaaaaattaaaatatttatgacaCTAAATTAAAGGGctaaaaaacaaactcaaaccccaaaaagaggcagatttaaaaaatgcttccaAACTGCCTCAACACGTGGGGTATTGTtcaacagggtttttttggtacaTGGTTACAAACCATAGTACAACACCACATAAGGTAAATTCCCACATTTGCTACTGAGATTTTTTCTAAATCAATTTTACCCACAGATAAAATCTTATACAAGGTGTAACCTTGAGGCCTCAAGTTCTCAGATTTCCCAAACCAGCTTGTTGCAGATGGGCTTTGAATGCTTTAATACCCTTTACTGTAGGTAAGTAAAAGGGTGCTATCAACCCTGTCAAATCCTCTTTGAAGTGTGTGAATCTATGAAAACTCATGGTAAAAACCTCAGCAACTGCTAACATGTTATCACACCTACAACACTCAATGCTTACTCACCTCTCAGCTCAAGACTGTCTCTGGTCTCAATAGACATAGGGTTTACACAAGGTGAAGAGAAAATAGAGTGTCCTCATTTGCAGCAGTGAGGACGAACCAGGCAGGAAATTAATGCAGTCCTGACACACAAGCCAAGGGCATGATCCAGGCATGTGGGTGCCTGTACCCCACgtgcagctctctgcacagctgcGTGAGGCATCGAGGCACAGCTCGGGGCTGTTCGGCTGTGGGCAGTGTGGAGGAACCACTGGGACACCATCCCTAAGGGCTGGGAGCTGTCGTTGCTATGGCTTCCTCAGCTCATCCTATCAGTCCTGACTGTTAcaactgaaaaacattttgtacaAATCAGTTTTGAGAAAAGTAAATCCACATGGGCAAGCCAGGTGTGCAGCTGATAGAGATGGAAGATCACTCTTGCTTCAGCAGCATCTTTGAGTTTCAGGGAACTCTCTAACCCTGAACTGCACAGCgcagccacagctgggattGCTCCTTGTCACGGTCACAATCTCCCTGTTTCTCCAGtcaaatttcttcattttctcttctttcccacaACCATGACAGTGCTACTCAGGTCACACATCTCCCAGTAAGTCCCTCAGTTACGCTTTTTCCACTTATGTGAGGAGACAGTTCCTGGGATAAAGGCTTTTGCAGGTTGAGGTGGAGAGCTGTAGTTCCATGGCTGTGACAAAAGGGCCTATTGTGCTATCCATGCTGAGCCAGAATCCCCCTCCTTGGCacagggacacttccagggacattGTCTTATCGTCTTCAGCTaggccagggaaggtttaggttggtcactaggaaaaatttcttcacagaaatgatAAGTGGaattggaacagactgcccaaggagctcctggagtcaccacccctggaagtgtttaagacTGAACAATGGCATTtggtgccatggtctagttgacatgGTGGTGCTGGGTCATAGGTTGGATTCGATGATCTTTTCATCCTAACTGATTTTGTGAGGTGACATCTGACCTCGGCCCAGACCTCAAACATGGGTGGCGGGCCCACGCTGGCCTAAGAGACACAGCACCACCTGGCAAGCCCAGATGCAACACGAAAGCCTACGAGGCCCCAGGGGACGCTCCGCGTTTGCCACTCGCGGGACCGAGACCGGGACCGGAATCCCCCTAAGGCTCCGCGCccgcccctcagccccacagcgCCTCCCGCCGCGCGCAGGCGCAAACAGCCCGTGCCGCCCGGGCACGCGCGGTGCGCACGCGCGGGGCCGCCCCTGCCCGGCAGCGGGAGCTTGAAGCGCTGAGGGGAGCGGGGGACGGAAGGGCGGTTCCGCCGggttctttcctctttctcccgGCTCCTTTGGGGTTTGTCCTCCCCCAGGGGCCTCACTTTGCTCCTCAGCCCTGCGGGTCGGTGTTGTGGCTGCGTTTCTGGGGTGTAGCACCTCAGCACGAGCTTCACAGGTCTGTGGCCGAGCCTATGGTCTGCCCAGCGTTCATCCTGCTTCTCTGCGGGTGGAAAACTAGCAAGGCAAAGCTTTAGTGTTAATAGTATTGTGTTAATAGAGTGTTAAAAGTATTGAGTGTTAATAGAGCCTTTTGTTGTTGAGACAGTAAAAGGAGTGAGTGCCTTTATATGACGTAGCTATAAGCAAGAAAACAGAGGACGTAGTTACAGACTACTCAAAGTGCAAAAGTCAAGTAAgtactgaaaagcaaaattgtcTTTTCCCCTTCTAACTCAAATTTTCTTGCCGGACAGAATTTTTTGTGTGGTGAACAGCATTACTGGTTGAGAATGCCAAGGATTCTTAGCCGAAGATacaggaaaaggattttaagAGTGCAGGAGATGTGTGTGAATATGCTGCCAAGTAACAGCATTAGCAAACTAGTGGAAAAAGTATTAGTTATGGTCATTTAAAGACGAATTTGCAGAGAATCATAGGATTGCTTGGGTTTTTAAAGCTATCTCTTAggcttaaaataattttgctccTTGGAAAGACTTACAACATATTTGTGATATACAGTGTGCATAAGAATGATGTTGCTTTTTCTAGGCTCTtccttagaaaaataaataatagtaTTAAACCTCTATTATATTTAATGGATGCTGTGGGCTTCCTGTTTAATTGATAGATTGCTAAAATACCCAATTAACTAGACTCTTTGCTAAggtctgtggttttttttaaatcaagtaCCATATGTTCAATTTTGAACAGCTGGGGAGGAATGTTGACTTCTAAGATAAATGAGGACCTCCATCCTTTGGTATCAAGCCAGGAAGACCAGGGTTGCTGGGCTATTAAGGTTCTGGCATACTGAAGCTTTGGCGGTTTTCACCTGTGAAGAGGCAGCCCCTTGTGCCGGCCCTCTGTTGCCTAGTTTTGGTTTGCAGGATTTTATTCTTGAGAGGCTTCTGTTTCAAAACTTGTAATTGCAATTTGCAGGTGAGTGGAGGTATAGCTGTTGATTTTCCAGCTGCATTCTGGTCATTAGTAGGTGGTTCACAATTGCTAAATGAAATTAAGCATTGCCAAATTGATTTGAAGTTGGTTCGTGCTGGGAGGTGTGACTTAACCATTTTAATTAAGGAGCCTTTCTGAGTGAGCTTGGGATGTTTCCTGTTAATCAAAACTTCCACCTGTATGAGTAATTACTTTTTTAAGCAGCACCCCCAGAAGGATCAAATGAGACTGGATTGTTTTCAGAGACCTGGATACCCAAGTATATTGTTCTATAGAAAAGATTAATTGTTTATATTTGTGGACAACAAAAACCATCCTGGCTCCACAGAGCTTTAGGAGTGAGGGagataataatatataaaatggATAGTAAAGGATTTTGTGGCAGTTAGTAGTGTCATGCATCCTctcaaagaaaagctgtttgcaaAGCAAGATGTTACTTAGCACATGAAACAGTTGTGTAACTTATGCAGATGTCCTTTTTGAACATGCCAGTTAGAAAATAAGCCTTAGAATTTAATATTAGAGCTTTTTACTCATTTCTGCAACCAAGGGCTCATTATAAtcaggtgacaatgacaccaTAATTCATTCTGTCATTTAACAGAAACAGCTATTCATCTTGAGATGGAAGAGTCAGTGCTGGATAAATTGCCATCTTTGTGCAGTACTCCAAAGGATTCTGGGGCACCACCTGCACAGGGGACCAGTTCAGGGAAACAGGTATGAAAACGTCTTACTTTTCCAATAATATGATTGTTCATAGTAACAGAAATGCTTGTGAAATCATCCAGGAGTCAGAAGTCACTGAGATGCTGCTTGCTGGAAGGCTAGAGACAGGCACCTTACACCTCTAGCTAGGAGGCTGTGAAGGTAAGGAAGGCACCTGGGGTACTTTGCTGTGAAAATGCAGATGCTTGCTGTGAATACAAAGTGATGGAGCAACATAACCCAATGTCATActaataaatttaaatactaTATAGGGTGTGGGGtgcatttttttgcttttttcttttaacctgTCATCTTCAGTTTTCTCAAATCCTGgttttctgtgttgctgtgcATGCAGGATGACTTTCTGTGACTTCTGCCTGAGTGGAACAAAGTACAATGCTTTCAGTTTGTATATTCTCCAtagtgctgagctctgctttggtCTTATCCTGGGATGTGAAATGGTGATACTGTCACACTCAGCATCCAGATCTATGCAGGACAGGCCTGGTTTGAAAGTATTCCATAACTAATCCCTCACTCCAGTATTTTAgtgcatttttataaataaaaatgttagaCACAGATTataaaaaatagttattttgaagaacaaaaaatctttttagATGGTTGTGAAGTATCTCAAAGCATGAACAGGTCAAAACCATACAGGTATTTCTAATATATTCTAGAATACAGAACATACCTCCATTAAACCCTTATCTCCATTAAACTAGAGGGGAAATTGATAGCATATTTCAACTTGGCTAATTTTATTCTATATTTCTTTTACACAAACACTAGATGAGTAAGTTTGCCTCAGTAGAATACAGGATTTTGTCTAAGAAAATATGGAGCTACACCTTTCCAGATCttgcagctgtgtgtgcaaaTACATGtgagaggaagaagttgactTTGTTCAAGTTTGTGAAGGCTATACAGAGAATTAGGAAGTCTGGCTTTACAATGATAGTTAAATATATTACACATTCTATGTAAATAATAATGATTGCTAAACAGTTATTTGAGATTTGATGGAAATTTAAGAATATTCTGACCGCCTGGGTTTTCTGAGtttattgattttgttttttcagcaaATGAGTGCAGCTCTGAGGGAACGATTAAGGAAAACAAGACGTTCATTTAATGCCAATTTTACAGTGGCAAAGCGGCTCAAAATagacactgaagaaaaagacactgctggtgctgccactgAATGCTTGCCAGAGACAAGTGCAGACTGTTCCAGGTTACAAGATGGTTCTGAAAACCTGGAAGGAAATGGCACTGGACATACATGTTTCAAAAGTCCCTCACAGGAGAGTGATCCCTGTGGATCAGCAGAGAATTTGGATGTGCTACAGATTGATCTTGGTCAGCAACAGTCCCTTGAAGAGAAAGTAAAGCTAGAGAAACAAgtgcaggagaaggaagagctgcTTCGTAGGCTCAAAATGGTGAAGATGTATCGATCCAAGGTGAGGCAGTACTCACTGGTGTTTACTGTGGTGCTTGTGTATTGTCTCAGTTTAAGGCATTTTGTAAGAATATCTGCTGTCAGCAGGTGAATActctttttctgtctgtccCAATTTCAGAACAACCTGTCTGAGCTGCAGGCTTTGATAGTGAAGTGGAGGAGTAGCACCCAGCTGATGCTGTATGAGCTGCAATCGGCCTTTTCTGCAGATGGCAAGAAAGTGAGTCTCACTCAGCTCATCGACACTTTTGGGTTAGAAGACCAGTTACTGCACTACAGCAGAACAGAAGAAGATTTTGTAGATGCATAATCTACAGCTGCAGAGCTTTCTTTGCACcaacacaaaagcagaaaagactgAATAAATTCTGATTGTGTCAGAAGTGTTGGTCAGACAATGGACTTTATGCTTTGAGGTTAGGAGGTTTTCTCCAGAGATACTTGTAAAGCTGTGTGCATACATACAGTAGGCACTGTAAAAGGCATTActtaatggaaaagaaatcaaactggTGATGTTTTGGAGAATCTGGCTTAATGACTTGGTcagtgaatttttatttaataaaaataaagtcatCGTTTAACAGGTAGAAAGaagtcaatttttttattagtcTCTGCATGGTTACTTGTATTCAAATAACTCAAATTGTCAATTCTGTTTATGTTCAGATGGGGATGAGTGCAGTTTGTTTATAGATACACCCATTTTACATGTCTTCCTGGTGCTAATGACAGCATTTTGTGAGTTAAGTGAAGATAACTGATTTTCATGATGGTAATATTCCAGAGCTGAGATAAGATGTTTTCACTAGCTTTAACTCCTACTGAGGAAAACATGTCATAATGCAGTTGCTTTCAGGTTCTGGTCCAGACagtctctgcagagctgctgtctcaTAAGCATTCTGCCACAGCCTGAGGTAATAGAAGGGAAGGCAAGAAAATTGAAACCAGCTTTCTATTCTACTACATCTAGAGCCAAggtgttttctctcttcaaataaataagaaaaacaaggcCTTGTTTAATGGGATTGCTTCAAATACAGCATCATAAAGCTGAATAAATCTTTACAATTCCATTTATTCTCCAACAAATGCCTTTTTTgaaagttgtttttatttaacttgaaattgctttttttcattatggtaccttttgttttttatttgccCTAAAATCACTGCTTCTCAAGTGTAACAATACATAAATCTTAATGACTATACAACTCTCCCTGCTAGGACTCTTGTTTTCTTACTGGTTATACCCTACCTTTTTTGTTTGCAGGTGCTATATCCTGTTACCTTTATAAGGGAGTAATTTCTTAGACAGctcaagagaaagaaaatcaaagatCATACAGAACCTTTTAACCATTGGTAAGGCTCATTAGACTTCAGCCTGTACCTACAATTTGCTCTTAAGAATACTGACTCTTGCTGTCCAGGAAGAATTAATGCAGAACAGCCTTTATTGCAAATCACATTTTGAGTATTAAAGCActgtttctgtgcctttttAGGCATGTGCAAAAAGATGATGGTGCCTGGTGAAGAAGACAGTTATCTTCCCTGAAGTTGGAATgatgctgcttctttttcagcAGAAGACAAAAGGTCTTCTAGTGAAATGTAATTAGAATCCTTACAAATCCCAATTAGAGATGGCAAAGCAAAAAACATGTACAGGATCACAACTGACATAGTAGAATTTTAAGCTAAGATATCAAAGCTGTTGTTGCTCTCACAATGAAATGGGTTAAAATGTCATGTGACTTTTATGAAAGGAGGAGGATTGACCCACACCAtggagcagagaaataaaaagcagggGGAATGCCCGAGAAGGTAGATCAGGCTCCAGCAGTAGTTAACTTTATCATgggttctttatttttcttagctgTCGTggaaggagctggcaggaaaatACATTGCACCACAGTGTAAATGGGTGGAAGATGCCAGCAACTATTTCAGGAGGCCAGATGCTTCCAAACCTGGTTTTCCTGTGattctgcccatggcagcagccacagttcctgctggctgtgggtgaTTATACCACAATAAGGCACAGCTGTCTTTGGGATGGGGCCAGCTTGCATACATGGCTGTTTTCTATAATGAGCTATATGGTTTATATAATAAAACCAGTAGAAATAAATCTCATCAACTGAAATATAACGGGGTTAAGATCAGGtgtaaaaaatacaaatcagaCAACTATGCATCTTTCAAATGGAAGTTATTTAAAGGAATTACAGAAGAAACAATTTGTGGAAAGAAAAGTTCAGGGAGAAGAATCAGCTGTCAAAACTCTTTTCCCTTAGATAAGACCATGTTATTATTAATCTATTATTaatctctgatttttaaataatatggAGTGTTCTTGGATTCCAACTTTCAAGTTCTGACTGAAGAACTGCAAGCTGTTTTTCCTGTTCCCTTATAAGGTTCCGTAGATATTTCTGCTTCACAATCTCTCGGTAACGCTGCCTTGTGATCTTTTCAGAAATATCCCGTGTgtctgcagaaaacaaagtgtT from Camarhynchus parvulus chromosome 6, STF_HiC, whole genome shotgun sequence harbors:
- the SFR1 gene encoding swi5-dependent recombination DNA repair protein 1 homolog encodes the protein MEESVLDKLPSLCSTPKDSGAPPAQGTSSGKQQMSAALRERLRKTRRSFNANFTVAKRLKIDTEEKDTAGAATECLPETSADCSRLQDGSENLEGNGTGHTCFKSPSQESDPCGSAENLDVLQIDLGQQQSLEEKVKLEKQVQEKEELLRRLKMVKMYRSKNNLSELQALIVKWRSSTQLMLYELQSAFSADGKKVSLTQLIDTFGLEDQLLHYSRTEEDFVDA